The Borrelia sp. HM sequence TTTAAAAGTATTAATTTTAACAAATATACAAATACACATTTTAACTATATTGATAATAATACTGGTAATCACAGTCTTAATATTGAATAAAAAATTTATTGGAAATTCAAAATAATGCTACATAAAATAACAATTTTTTTATTTACAATAATACTATTTCTATTGTTTACCTGTAAATATAATCAAATCACAGACAAAGATTTCAGTTATATAATCATATTCTCAAATCCAACAGAGTATTTATTCAAAATCAAAAATACTCCATTCATACAAGAAGAAATACTATTTATCAATGAAAAAGATATTGAACTTATTAAAGATAAACTAGAACTAGAAAATATAAAAAAGATACTCCTTACACACAAACCAAATAATACAATATTTGCTGAAAAAAAAATTAAACAAAAAACTCTACACCTATCTGAAGTTAAATTTTCATTAAAAAAAGCAATTGATTTTATCTTTAACGACTCCCCAAAAGATTTAAAAACTTCTTTAATCATACAAGACAATACACTAAACAAAGAAGATTCAGAACATTTAAATGAAAATGCAAAAAAACAGAATATAAATATTACTATGATAGATAACAAAAATATTCAATACTTAAAAAATATGATTACTCCTAAAATAACAAGAGTGATCATATTTTCAATGAAGAATAATCATGTTTTTGTAAAAAAATTCTCAGAATCAGCTTTTTTTCCAAAAATAGAATTCACATTAATTGGAAACAATAAAAAGGATTTAAAAAAAATTAATGTTAAATATATAATTGGCATTAATGAATTAGATCTAATAAAAATAGTAAAAAAAATTAACAAAAACTCTCAATACGAATTTAACATTTACAAAAAATAAAATGAACCTTATATGCAAATAATATTGAATTATGTAAAAAAGAACTATGACATAATAAATAGACTATCAATAATATTGTACATATTAAATAATAATAATTATTTAAATTTAAGCCAACACTTTACAGGTTGAATCTTTAAATAAATCTTCAAAATTATCATATAATACAGATACAACACTATCCAAATCACAATTTTTAATTTTTACAATTTCAAGACATATATATCCTAAAAAAATTGGAGCATTTATGTTTCCCCTTAAAGGAACTGGAGCTAAAAATGGACTATCTGTTTCAATTAAAATATCTTTAAGATTTAATTTTTTTAAGACTGATCTTAGAGAATCTGAATTTTTAAAAGTTAAATTACCAGCAAAAGATATCTTAAATCCAAGATCAATAAACTTTTTAGCATATTCATAAGTACCAGAATAACAATGCAATATTCCTCTACTTGTCAAATTAAAGGATTTAATTATATTGCAAATATCATCATAAGCCTCCCTTACATGTAAAATAACGGGCTTTTTATATTTTTTAGCAAAATCTAACTGAATATTTAAAACTTCAATTTGCTCCTTTTTATTATCTGATTTAAAATAATCAAGACCAATTTCACCAATAGCAGCAACTTTTTCTTCCGCTAAAATCCTTTCAAGCAATTCAAAATCCTCTCTTAAAGCCTTATTTAAGGGATGAATTCCAGCTGTTAGTAAAATATTTGAATAAATATCTAAGAGTTTTTTTCTCCCATAAAAATCACTAGGATGCAATCCAACATCAATTAAATAAGAAAATCCATTTCTAAAACATTCATTAATAACATAATGAACATCTATAGAATTTTTATTCAGTTCATCAAAATGAACATGAGTATCTACTAACTTATTAAAAAAAACAGATCTTTCAAAATTAAGCTTCATTAATCCAATTTATTCCTAAGATTATTAATGTAATCAATAACAGTAACATTCTTCATTCCAAGTTGCAAGAAATTTGATAAAATATCTATAGCATTTTCAATCTGACCTAATGCTTCATAACACTCAGCAGCATTTACGTACAATATTGAATTCTTAGGATTGGTCTTTATCAGGTTTTTAATAGCTGTTAAGGCCTCTTCATACTGCCCCTGGTCTTTTTGAAGCAATGCAAGACCCAGTATAGCAAAAATATCAAAATCAACATCAAGAGCTCTCTTATAATAAATTTGAGAATTTTCATAATCTCTTAAATATCGGTATGTATCCCCTATTCTCGTTAAAACCAAATTATTTTTTGGGTCTCGTTCTATTATTGAAAGCCAATATTTTAAAGCTTCATCATACTCTTTATTTCCTCTATAGCAATCAGCAAGTCCAAAAATAGCATAAAAGTTGTTAGGAGAAATTCCTAAAGCCTTTTTAAAAAAATAAATTCCTTTACCAAATTCCTTTAATTTCCTATAACAATTACCAATTGAAGTTAAAACACGTACATCAATTTTAACTTGATTTATTTCATACATTTTAAGCCAATACTTCAATGCTTCCTTATATTCCTTAAAGTCATAATACAAATGTCCAATACCAACAAGAGCATAATCATTATCAGGTACAAGCTCTAAGACTCTTAAATATGATTGTCTAGATTTTTGAAAATTCTTTAATTTTCTATAAGAAGAAGCAATTCTTGTAAGAACTGTAATATTTTCAGGATCATATTTTAAATACTCTTCCCATATATCTGTAGCCTTTTTATAATCGTCTAAACTTCTATAACAGTCTCCTAAACCAAAAAGTGCATAATTGTTGTTTGAATGTTTAGCAAGGCATCTTTGATAATAAATTATAGCCTTACCAAAGTTAAGTTTTTTTCTTTCAATGTCACCAAGTCCAACAAGAGCATAATTATTATCATCATCCTTTTCTAAGATATCATTAAATAATTCCTCTGCTTCAGGAAGTCTCTCTTCCTTTATCAGCTGATATCCCCTTTTGGATTTTTCAGTAACATCAAGAAGCTCATTATCAGAAATTTGTGAGATATCCTCAAAATCATCTAAAAGTTTCTTGTCTAACATAAATACCCCTTTTTAACTGGTTTATTAAAGACATAACATTCACTTCATATATATACTATCTCAAAAACATATAAACTATATTTATATATAAACACATCAAGATATTAATAAATCTTTAATATCCAATCTCAATAAAAATATTATATAAAAAATTAAAAAAATATACTTAATTTTGTAAACTTAAACTTATTTATTTAAATTGTAAATAAGCCTATTTAGATAAAATTCATGACCAATTATAACAAAAAAAACTCAAAAATAGGATAAAATATTACTACCTTGCTAGGAGAAAATTATTATGTTTTTAAAAAAATTAAATCCCATCGAAGACAAAATAAAATTACTTGAAGAAAAATTACAAGATGCAAATCTAATAAAAAATCAAAAAGAATATTCAAAAATAGTAAAAGAATACAATTACTTAGAAAAAATTAAAGAAAAAAAGGAAGAATACGAGAACATATTAAACCAAATTGATATGAACCAAAAAATCCTGTTAGAAGAAAAAAATTTAGAAATGAAAGAATTATTAGAACAAGAATTAACTAATCTGGATCTTAAAAAAGATGAAATTGAACACGCAATAAAATTATTAATGTTAAAACAAGATGAAAATGACAGTAAGAATATCATCATTGAAATTAGAGCTGGAACAGGAGGAGAAGAAGCCGCTCTTTTTGCAAATAACCTCTATGAAATGTATATCAAGTATTCTGAAAAGAAAAAATGGAAAACAGAACTTATTAACTTTAATGAAACAGAACTTGGTGGATTTAAGGAAGTAAGCTTTGAAATAAAGGGAAAAAATGTATTTAAAAAATTAAAATATGAAAGCGGAGTGCATAGAGTTCAAAGGATTCCTATAACAGAATCTAATGGAAGACTTCAAACCTCAGCAGCAACCGTTGCTGTACTACCTGAAGTTGAAGAAACTGATATTAAAATCAATGAAAAAGACTTAAGAATAGACGTTTATAGATCTTCTGGTGCTGGTGGTCAACACGTCAATACAACAGACTCTGCTGTTAGAATTACACATTTGCCTACAGGAATCGTAGTACAATGCCAAAATGAAAGAAGTCAGCATAAAAACAAAGATCAAGCTATGAAAGTATTAAGAGCAAGACTTTATGAACTTGAAGAATTTAAAAAACAAGAACAACGCTCAAATGATAGAAAACAACAAGTAGGTTCAGGTGATCGCTCTGAGAGAATTAGAACATACAACTTCCCACAAAACAGAATAACAGATCACAGAGTAAATATTAGCCTTTATAAACTAGAAGAAATTATGCAAGGAGAACTTGATCCTTTTCTAGACTCACTAGCTATAAAATTTCAAGAACAAACTTTAAAGGATAATCCAATATAATTTTTCTAATGACAATCAATGAAGCTATAAAAAATTCAAAAAAACATAACTTAAATACTCTTGAAACTTTGCTACTACTTGAAAAAATTTTAAAAACTTCAAAAGAAATAATTCTTGCAAATACAAATAAAAAGTTAACAATTCAAGAAGAGAATAAATTATTGTGTCAAATAAACAACATAAAATCAGGTACTCCCATACATCATATACTTGGAACAATAGAATTTATGGGAATTGAATTTAATATAAATAAATATGTACTAATTCCTAGAGCAGATACAGAATGCTTAGTAGAAGAAGCCTTAATTCAAATAAAAAAAAATAATTTAAATAGAATACTAGACCTATGTTGCGGTAGTGGGTGCATTGGCTTAACAATTGCACATTATATCAAGTCAAAAGTAACACTAACAGATATTTCTATAAAAGCATTAAAAGTAGCATTACAAAACACACAAAAATTAAAATTAGAAAAATATATCAAAATAGAACACTCAGATCTGTTAAAATGTATAGATAAAGAGTTTGATCTAATAATAACTAATCCTCCTTATTTAACTAAAGATGAATTAGAAATAAAAGAAAAATTAACAAAAGAACCAAGGCTAGCTCTTTTAGGATATGGAAAAGATGGACTTACAATTATAAAGAAAATAATCAAACAAGCAAAATATAAGCTTGTTAAAAATGGACTCTTAATAATAGAAATGGCTCCATGGCAAACAAAATCAATAACAAAGTTTGCAATTCAAGAAGGTTTTAAATATTTAAAACCCATATATGATATCGAAAAAAGAAAGAGAGGATTAGTTCTAAGGATAGAACATGATACAAGTTTATGAAATAGCATATTTACTTAAAATTAATGATATTGATAAATTAAAAAACATTTTTAGAAAAACTGTAAATAATACATATCAAGATGAAATTCAAAAAAAATTAATATTTAAAGCTCTTGAAATATCAGAACAATTACACTACGGGCAATATAGAGAAAGTAGAGATCCATACGTAATTCATCCAATCATGGTTGCATTATTTTTAATAAAATTTCAACTAGACTTTAAAACGACAATAGCCGGCCTACTACACGATGTTCTTGAAGACACAAGTGTTTCTAAGGAAGAAATCATCGAAGAATTCGATCAAGAGGTCTTAAGTTTAATTGATGGTGTAACAAAAATTAATGACTTACATAATAAAACAAGAGCAATCAAAGAAGCAAATAGCATTTCAAAAATGTTTTTTGCAATGACTCACGATATTAGAATAATAATCATAAAGCTTGCTGATAAATTACATAATATGGCAACTCTTTCTCATTTGCCTAGAAAAAGAAGGGAAAGAATAGCAAAAGATTGCCTTGCAACTTATGTGCCAATTGCAGAGCGACTTGGAATTTCATCCCTAAAAATATATCTTGAAGATTTATCATTAAAATATCTTTATCCAAAAGAATATAAAGAGATCAAAAATTTCCTAGCCGCAACAAAAATAGAGAGAGAGAAAAAATTATATAAGGGAAAATTAATCATCGAAAAAGAACTTAAAAAAATAGGTATTGATGTTGCAATTACAGTACGTTCAAAGCATTTTTACTCAATATTTAGAAAAATGAAAATAAGAAATAATAATATTTCTCAAATATTTGATACCTTAGGAATAAGAATAATTTGTAAACAACAAAAAGAATGCTATGAAATACTAGAAATTGTACATAAAGTTTGGAAACCAATACCAGGTAGATTAAAAGACTACATAGCAATCCCTAAAGAAAATAAATACCAATCTTTACATACCACCGTTAGAATCCCTGAAGACAACCAATTAATTGAAATACAAATTAGAACAGAAGAAATGGATAAAATTG is a genomic window containing:
- a CDS encoding TatD family hydrolase translates to MKLNFERSVFFNKLVDTHVHFDELNKNSIDVHYVINECFRNGFSYLIDVGLHPSDFYGRKKLLDIYSNILLTAGIHPLNKALREDFELLERILAEEKVAAIGEIGLDYFKSDNKKEQIEVLNIQLDFAKKYKKPVILHVREAYDDICNIIKSFNLTSRGILHCYSGTYEYAKKFIDLGFKISFAGNLTFKNSDSLRSVLKKLNLKDILIETDSPFLAPVPLRGNINAPIFLGYICLEIVKIKNCDLDSVVSVLYDNFEDLFKDSTCKVLA
- the prmC gene encoding peptide chain release factor N(5)-glutamine methyltransferase gives rise to the protein MTINEAIKNSKKHNLNTLETLLLLEKILKTSKEIILANTNKKLTIQEENKLLCQINNIKSGTPIHHILGTIEFMGIEFNINKYVLIPRADTECLVEEALIQIKKNNLNRILDLCCGSGCIGLTIAHYIKSKVTLTDISIKALKVALQNTQKLKLEKYIKIEHSDLLKCIDKEFDLIITNPPYLTKDELEIKEKLTKEPRLALLGYGKDGLTIIKKIIKQAKYKLVKNGLLIIEMAPWQTKSITKFAIQEGFKYLKPIYDIEKRKRGLVLRIEHDTSL
- the prfA gene encoding peptide chain release factor 1; this translates as MFLKKLNPIEDKIKLLEEKLQDANLIKNQKEYSKIVKEYNYLEKIKEKKEEYENILNQIDMNQKILLEEKNLEMKELLEQELTNLDLKKDEIEHAIKLLMLKQDENDSKNIIIEIRAGTGGEEAALFANNLYEMYIKYSEKKKWKTELINFNETELGGFKEVSFEIKGKNVFKKLKYESGVHRVQRIPITESNGRLQTSAATVAVLPEVEETDIKINEKDLRIDVYRSSGAGGQHVNTTDSAVRITHLPTGIVVQCQNERSQHKNKDQAMKVLRARLYELEEFKKQEQRSNDRKQQVGSGDRSERIRTYNFPQNRITDHRVNISLYKLEEIMQGELDPFLDSLAIKFQEQTLKDNPI
- a CDS encoding RelA/SpoT family protein, with protein sequence MIQVYEIAYLLKINDIDKLKNIFRKTVNNTYQDEIQKKLIFKALEISEQLHYGQYRESRDPYVIHPIMVALFLIKFQLDFKTTIAGLLHDVLEDTSVSKEEIIEEFDQEVLSLIDGVTKINDLHNKTRAIKEANSISKMFFAMTHDIRIIIIKLADKLHNMATLSHLPRKRRERIAKDCLATYVPIAERLGISSLKIYLEDLSLKYLYPKEYKEIKNFLAATKIEREKKLYKGKLIIEKELKKIGIDVAITVRSKHFYSIFRKMKIRNNNISQIFDTLGIRIICKQQKECYEILEIVHKVWKPIPGRLKDYIAIPKENKYQSLHTTVRIPEDNQLIEIQIRTEEMDKIAKYGVAAHWLYKEQAELKADDISFINRIKKWQQESANKIQYSMHDIYKELLNTFIYVYTPEGEIVELPFGSNSIDFAYTIHTDIGDQALYAKINGKISSLTKPLKNEQIVEIFTSPEAKPDVIWLNSVRTKRARSKIRSWLNKNDNTIFVDNNIIAYLIGENKEQKRLFSLFKSLTKSKIKSITIAPECNPLTGEDITGIIQKDTIVVHKENCKEIQNHKKNHLVEVEWEATPTRKVYHIIIFLKNLKGLFNYLDNLFTTFEVRLISEKIEDCGNGHGIINIIISSNAKKVSMIFASLKENPNVLQIMQVEEDIKNYDN
- a CDS encoding tetratricopeptide repeat protein is translated as MLDKKLLDDFEDISQISDNELLDVTEKSKRGYQLIKEERLPEAEELFNDILEKDDDNNYALVGLGDIERKKLNFGKAIIYYQRCLAKHSNNNYALFGLGDCYRSLDDYKKATDIWEEYLKYDPENITVLTRIASSYRKLKNFQKSRQSYLRVLELVPDNDYALVGIGHLYYDFKEYKEALKYWLKMYEINQVKIDVRVLTSIGNCYRKLKEFGKGIYFFKKALGISPNNFYAIFGLADCYRGNKEYDEALKYWLSIIERDPKNNLVLTRIGDTYRYLRDYENSQIYYKRALDVDFDIFAILGLALLQKDQGQYEEALTAIKNLIKTNPKNSILYVNAAECYEALGQIENAIDILSNFLQLGMKNVTVIDYINNLRNKLD